The following proteins are co-located in the Pseudomonas fluorescens genome:
- a CDS encoding MFS transporter — protein MTYRSKVAWIFLLGFALDLVNMFVATVAYPDIARELHASVTQLAWISNAYVLGLTVIIPLSVWLAAIMGERTLIAASLLLFAGASVMVGQAGSIETLIGWRALQGLGGGLLIPVGQAMAYRHYPAAERSQLTASVMSVALLVPALSPALGGLIVDSVSWRWIFYANLPLALLTLLLALLWIKPDAPVTVRPALDVGSIFKQIRSPMLRVAMLVYLFIPGIFIGTSLIAILYLRGLGYDATHTGALMLPWALASALAIFLSKKRFNRYGPKPLLLAGMALQCIGILLLTKPEPAVIILAYALMGLGGSLCSSTAQTLAFLDIPAERMGHASALWNINRQVSFCLGAAALSALLSALDSFVITFTIAAALTLLPLFAVLRLDTSRVRTLLHPASEPQP, from the coding sequence ATGACCTACCGCTCGAAAGTCGCCTGGATCTTTTTATTGGGCTTCGCCCTGGACCTGGTGAACATGTTTGTCGCCACCGTCGCCTACCCGGACATCGCCCGCGAACTGCACGCCTCGGTCACGCAATTGGCGTGGATCAGCAACGCCTACGTACTCGGGCTGACCGTGATCATTCCGTTGAGTGTGTGGCTGGCGGCGATCATGGGCGAACGAACGCTGATCGCGGCGAGCCTGCTGTTGTTCGCGGGCGCTTCGGTGATGGTTGGCCAGGCGGGTTCCATCGAAACGCTGATTGGCTGGCGGGCGCTGCAAGGTTTGGGCGGTGGCTTGCTGATCCCCGTGGGCCAGGCCATGGCTTACCGGCACTATCCAGCGGCAGAACGCAGCCAATTGACAGCCAGTGTGATGTCGGTGGCGCTGCTGGTTCCAGCATTGTCGCCGGCTTTGGGCGGGCTGATCGTCGACAGTGTGTCATGGCGCTGGATCTTCTACGCCAACCTGCCGCTGGCGTTGCTCACGTTGCTGCTGGCACTGCTGTGGATAAAACCTGATGCACCTGTAACAGTGCGCCCGGCCCTGGATGTAGGCAGTATTTTCAAACAGATCCGCAGCCCGATGCTGCGCGTGGCGATGTTGGTCTATCTGTTCATCCCCGGCATATTTATCGGCACCAGCCTGATCGCTATTCTCTACCTGCGAGGCCTGGGCTACGACGCGACACACACCGGCGCGCTGATGTTGCCGTGGGCGCTGGCGTCGGCACTGGCGATTTTCCTGAGCAAAAAACGCTTCAACCGCTACGGCCCAAAACCCTTGCTGCTGGCGGGCATGGCCCTGCAATGCATCGGCATCCTGCTGCTGACAAAACCCGAACCGGCCGTAATTATTCTGGCCTACGCGTTGATGGGCCTGGGCGGCAGCCTGTGCAGCAGCACGGCGCAGACCTTGGCGTTTCTCGACATACCCGCCGAGCGCATGGGCCACGCCAGTGCGCTGTGGAACATCAACCGACAAGTCAGCTTCTGCCTCGGCGCTGCCGCCCTCAGTGCGTTGTTGTCGGCCTTGGATTCCTTCGTCATAACCTTCACGATAGCCGCAGCCCTGACACTGCTGCCCCTTTTTGCCGTGTTGCGCCTGGATACATCCAGAGTCCGCACACTGCTTCACCCTGCCAGCGAGCCACAGCCATGA
- a CDS encoding mannose-1-phosphate guanylyltransferase/mannose-6-phosphate isomerase, with protein sequence MIPVILSGGSGSRLWPLSRKQFPKQFLALTGEHTLFQQTLERLVFEGMDAPIVVCNKDHRFIVNEQLSTRKLECQRILMEPFGRNTAPAVALTAMMLVNEGRDELMLVLPADHVIDDQKALQRALALATVAAERGEMVLFGVPATRPETGYGYIKSTNDSLLPEGVSRVQQFVEKPDEKRAVEFVKSGGYFWNSGMFLFRASRFLEELKKHDPDIYDTCVLTLERSEQDADTVTFDEATFACCPDNSIDYAVMEKTQRACVVPLSAGWSDVGCWASLWAVNDKDVNGNVSKGDVVIQDSRNCMIHGNGKLVSVIGLDNIVVVETKDAMMIAHKDKVQGVKQMVSTLNDQGRSETQNHCEVYRPWGSYDSVDMGGRFQVKHISVKPGACLSLQMHHHRAEHWIVVSGTAEVTCDENVFLLCENQSTYIPIASVHRLRNPGKIPLEIIEVQSGSYLGEDDIERFEDIYGRSTPIERGVSVKTIAQ encoded by the coding sequence ATGATCCCAGTAATCCTTTCCGGTGGTAGCGGCTCACGTCTTTGGCCGCTTTCCCGTAAGCAGTTTCCCAAGCAATTCCTGGCCCTGACCGGCGAGCACACGCTGTTCCAGCAAACCCTGGAGCGCCTGGTGTTCGAAGGCATGGACGCCCCGATCGTGGTCTGCAACAAGGACCACCGCTTTATCGTCAACGAGCAACTGAGCACACGTAAGCTCGAATGCCAGCGCATCCTGATGGAACCGTTCGGGCGCAACACCGCACCGGCCGTGGCCCTGACCGCGATGATGCTGGTCAACGAAGGCCGCGACGAACTGATGCTGGTGCTGCCGGCCGACCACGTAATCGACGACCAGAAAGCCCTGCAACGTGCGCTGGCCCTGGCTACCGTGGCTGCCGAGCGTGGCGAGATGGTGCTGTTCGGCGTGCCGGCAACCCGTCCGGAAACCGGTTATGGCTACATCAAGTCCACCAACGATTCACTGCTGCCCGAAGGCGTGAGCCGCGTGCAACAGTTCGTGGAAAAACCCGATGAAAAACGTGCTGTGGAGTTCGTCAAAAGCGGTGGTTACTTCTGGAACAGCGGCATGTTCCTGTTCCGCGCCAGCCGCTTCCTTGAGGAGCTGAAAAAACACGACCCGGACATCTACGACACCTGCGTGCTGACCCTGGAACGCAGCGAGCAGGATGCCGACACCGTGACTTTCGATGAAGCCACTTTCGCCTGCTGCCCGGACAACTCCATCGACTACGCCGTGATGGAAAAAACCCAGCGCGCCTGCGTGGTGCCGCTGAGTGCCGGCTGGAGCGACGTGGGCTGCTGGGCCTCGCTGTGGGCGGTCAATGACAAAGACGTCAACGGCAACGTCAGCAAAGGCGACGTGGTCATCCAGGACAGCCGCAACTGCATGATCCACGGCAACGGCAAACTGGTGTCGGTGATCGGCCTGGACAATATCGTCGTGGTGGAAACCAAGGACGCGATGATGATTGCCCACAAGGACAAGGTCCAGGGCGTCAAGCAGATGGTCTCGACCCTCAACGACCAGGGTCGCAGCGAAACCCAGAACCACTGCGAAGTCTATCGCCCGTGGGGCTCCTACGACTCGGTGGACATGGGCGGGCGTTTCCAGGTCAAGCACATCTCGGTCAAGCCGGGCGCGTGCCTGTCGCTGCAGATGCACCACCACCGCGCCGAACACTGGATCGTGGTCAGCGGCACGGCCGAAGTCACCTGTGACGAAAACGTGTTCCTGCTCTGCGAAAACCAGTCCACCTACATCCCCATCGCCTCGGTGCACCGCCTGCGCAACCCGGGCAAGATCCCGTTGGAGATCATCGAAGTGCAATCGGGCAGCTATTTGGGCGAAGACGATATCGAGCGGTTTGAAGATATCTACGGGCGCTCCACGCCGATTGAACGTGGCGTGTCGGTGAAAACTATCGCGCAGTAA
- a CDS encoding MBOAT family O-acyltransferase → MVFSSNVFLFLFLPIFLGLYYLSGQRYRNLLLLIASYVFYAWWRVDFLALFAAVTLWNYWIGLKVGAAGVRTKPAQRWLLLGVAVDLCILGYFKYANFGVDSINVMMKSAGLEPFILTHVLLPIGISFYIFESISYIIDVYRGDTPATRNLIDFAAFVAIFPHLIAGPVLRFRDLADQFNNRTHTLDKFSEGCTRFMQGFIKKVFIADTLAVVADHCFALQNPTTGDAWLGALAYTAQLYFDFSGYSDMAIGLGLMMGFRFMENFKQPYISQSITEFWRRWHISLSTWLRDYLYITLGGNRKGTLTTYRNLFLTMLLGGLWHGANITYIVWGAWHGMWLAIEKAIGLNTAPRSFNVVRWAFTFLLVVMGWVIFRSENLHVAGRMYGAMFSFGEWSLSELNRANLTGLQVATLVVAYATLAFFGLRDFYTHRPAEKAKPADPSLIKAVPGDNPGSIHQPGFTVGQDAAVQPAYWTADWPRYAMRAAVLLLFVASILKLSAQSFSPFLYFQF, encoded by the coding sequence ATGGTTTTCTCGTCCAATGTGTTCCTGTTTCTGTTCTTGCCGATCTTCCTCGGCTTGTACTATTTGAGCGGGCAACGCTATCGCAACCTGCTGCTGCTGATTGCCAGCTACGTGTTCTACGCCTGGTGGCGAGTGGACTTCCTGGCGCTGTTCGCCGCCGTCACGCTGTGGAATTACTGGATCGGCCTCAAGGTCGGTGCGGCCGGCGTGCGCACCAAGCCGGCTCAACGCTGGCTGCTGTTGGGCGTGGCGGTCGACCTGTGCATTCTCGGCTACTTCAAATACGCCAACTTCGGTGTCGACAGCATCAACGTGATGATGAAGTCGGCGGGCCTGGAGCCGTTCATCCTCACCCACGTGCTGTTGCCGATCGGGATCTCGTTCTACATCTTCGAGTCCATCAGCTACATCATCGACGTGTACCGTGGTGACACCCCGGCCACCCGCAACCTCATCGACTTTGCGGCGTTCGTGGCGATCTTCCCGCACTTGATTGCCGGCCCGGTGCTGCGCTTTCGCGACCTGGCCGACCAGTTCAACAACCGCACCCACACCCTCGACAAGTTTTCCGAGGGCTGCACACGCTTCATGCAGGGCTTCATCAAGAAAGTCTTCATCGCCGACACCCTGGCGGTGGTGGCCGACCATTGCTTCGCCCTGCAAAACCCGACCACCGGCGATGCCTGGCTCGGCGCGCTGGCCTACACCGCGCAGCTGTACTTCGACTTCTCCGGCTACAGCGACATGGCCATCGGCCTGGGCTTGATGATGGGTTTTCGCTTCATGGAAAACTTCAAACAGCCGTACATCAGCCAATCGATCACCGAGTTCTGGCGCCGCTGGCACATCAGCCTGTCCACCTGGCTGCGCGATTACCTGTACATCACCCTGGGCGGCAACCGGAAAGGCACGCTGACCACCTACCGCAACCTGTTCCTGACCATGCTGCTCGGTGGCCTGTGGCACGGCGCGAACATCACCTACATCGTGTGGGGCGCCTGGCATGGCATGTGGCTGGCGATTGAAAAAGCCATCGGCCTCAACACCGCGCCGCGCAGTTTCAACGTGGTGCGCTGGGCCTTCACCTTCCTGCTGGTGGTGATGGGCTGGGTCATCTTCCGCTCGGAGAACCTGCACGTCGCCGGCCGTATGTACGGTGCGATGTTCAGCTTTGGCGAGTGGTCGCTGTCGGAACTCAACCGCGCCAACCTCACCGGCCTGCAAGTGGCAACCCTGGTGGTGGCCTACGCAACGCTGGCGTTCTTCGGTCTGCGCGATTTCTACACCCACCGCCCTGCGGAGAAAGCCAAGCCCGCCGACCCGAGCCTGATCAAGGCCGTGCCGGGCGACAACCCGGGCAGCATCCACCAGCCAGGTTTTACCGTCGGCCAGGATGCCGCCGTGCAACCGGCCTACTGGACCGCTGACTGGCCACGCTACGCCATGCGCGCCGCAGTGCTGCTGCTGTTCGTGGCGTCGATCCTGAAATTGTCGGCGCAGAGTTTCTCGCCGTTCCTTTACTTCCAATTCTGA
- a CDS encoding alginate O-acetyltransferase AlgF: MTFTTTPRRLAKTLAIAAGLSFVSMSAFAGGDAALYGPTAPKGSSFVRVYNASNQEVSATVGATNLSDVAPLASSDFSFMPGGDYSAKVGSQTVPVKLAADHYYTLVNSGSGQPQLIEEPPFKNKQKSLVRVQNLSDKALTLKTADGKTDVVKSVAAKGRGEREINPVKVSLALYDGDKKVGDVKPVALERGEAAVLYVTGSGSSISPVWVKRPVSTR; this comes from the coding sequence ATGACTTTCACTACTACTCCGCGTCGTCTCGCCAAGACCCTGGCCATTGCTGCCGGCTTGAGCTTCGTATCGATGTCCGCCTTCGCCGGGGGCGACGCCGCCCTCTACGGCCCAACCGCGCCGAAAGGCTCCAGCTTCGTGCGGGTCTACAACGCCAGCAACCAGGAAGTCAGCGCCACCGTCGGCGCCACCAACCTGAGCGACGTTGCACCGCTGGCCAGCAGCGACTTCAGCTTCATGCCGGGCGGCGACTACAGCGCCAAGGTCGGCAGCCAGACCGTGCCGGTCAAACTTGCCGCTGACCACTACTACACCCTGGTTAACAGCGGCAGCGGCCAGCCGCAATTGATCGAAGAACCGCCGTTCAAGAACAAGCAGAAATCCCTGGTGCGCGTGCAGAACCTCAGCGACAAGGCGCTGACCCTGAAGACCGCCGACGGCAAAACCGACGTGGTCAAGTCGGTGGCCGCCAAGGGCCGTGGCGAGCGTGAGATCAACCCGGTGAAAGTCAGCCTGGCGTTGTATGACGGTGACAAGAAAGTCGGCGATGTGAAGCCGGTGGCGTTGGAACGTGGTGAAGCGGCCGTGCTGTACGTGACCGGCTCGGGTTCGAGCATTTCGCCAGTCTGGGTAAAACGCCCGGTGTCGACCCGCTGA
- a CDS encoding DUF3077 domain-containing protein, with the protein MSKQTTRPTTFGPSDRSEAPLFCVQPGIPIEHALEHASYVLGTARVLTLAAQDLCTEHQSYLNWASLQLAETGLALVEASIEGLQADSSAQ; encoded by the coding sequence ATGTCCAAACAAACCACGCGCCCCACCACCTTCGGCCCCAGCGACCGCAGTGAAGCCCCCCTTTTTTGCGTACAACCCGGCATTCCCATCGAACATGCACTGGAACATGCCAGTTATGTTTTGGGCACCGCGCGCGTGCTCACCCTGGCGGCTCAAGACTTATGCACCGAACACCAGAGCTACCTGAATTGGGCCAGCCTGCAATTGGCTGAAACCGGTTTGGCATTGGTTGAGGCTTCCATCGAAGGCTTGCAGGCGGACTCTTCTGCTCAGTAA
- a CDS encoding mannuronate-specific alginate lyase: MQKLLIPTLLGLAMFAGAVNAAAPLRPPQGYFAPVEAFKTGDFKNDCDAMPAPYTGSLQFRSKYEGSDKARSTLNVQSEKAFRDSTADITKLEKDTSKRVMQFMRDGRPQQLECTLNWLTSWAKADALMSKDFNHTGKSMRKWALGSMASAYVRLKFSDSHPLANHQQESQLIEAWFSKMADQVVSDWDNLPLEKTNNHSYWAAWSVMATSVAVNRRDLFDWAVKEYKVGANQVDAQGFLPNELKRQQRALSYHNYALPPLAMIASFALVNGVDLRQENNGALKRLGDKVLAGVKDPQIFEQKNGKEQDMKDLKEDMKFAWLEPFCTLYTCAPDVLERKHGMQPFKTFRLGGDLTKVFDPTHEKGNKGS, translated from the coding sequence ATGCAGAAGTTACTGATCCCAACCTTACTGGGCCTGGCGATGTTCGCCGGCGCCGTGAATGCCGCCGCGCCACTGCGTCCACCCCAGGGCTATTTCGCCCCGGTGGAAGCCTTCAAGACCGGCGATTTCAAGAATGACTGCGACGCCATGCCGGCGCCGTACACCGGCTCGCTGCAATTTCGCAGCAAGTACGAAGGTTCGGACAAAGCCCGTTCCACGCTGAATGTGCAATCCGAAAAAGCCTTTCGCGACAGCACCGCCGACATCACCAAGCTGGAAAAAGACACCAGCAAGCGCGTGATGCAGTTCATGCGCGACGGTCGCCCGCAGCAGTTGGAATGCACCTTGAACTGGCTCACGAGCTGGGCCAAGGCGGATGCGTTGATGTCCAAGGACTTCAACCACACCGGCAAGTCCATGCGCAAATGGGCGCTGGGCAGCATGGCGTCGGCCTATGTGCGCCTGAAGTTTTCCGACTCGCACCCGCTGGCCAACCACCAGCAGGAGTCGCAATTGATCGAGGCCTGGTTCAGCAAAATGGCGGATCAGGTAGTGAGCGATTGGGACAACCTGCCGCTGGAAAAAACCAACAACCACTCCTACTGGGCGGCCTGGTCGGTCATGGCGACGTCTGTCGCCGTGAACCGCCGTGACCTGTTTGATTGGGCGGTGAAGGAATACAAGGTCGGCGCCAATCAGGTCGATGCCCAGGGCTTTTTGCCGAATGAATTGAAGCGCCAGCAACGTGCCTTGTCGTACCACAACTACGCGCTGCCGCCGCTGGCGATGATCGCCAGTTTTGCCTTGGTCAACGGTGTGGACCTGCGCCAGGAAAACAACGGCGCCCTCAAACGCCTGGGTGACAAGGTGCTCGCCGGGGTCAAAGACCCGCAGATCTTCGAGCAGAAGAACGGCAAAGAGCAGGACATGAAGGACCTCAAGGAGGACATGAAATTTGCCTGGCTTGAACCCTTCTGCACCCTCTACACCTGCGCCCCGGATGTGCTCGAGCGCAAGCACGGGATGCAGCCGTTCAAGACCTTCCGACTGGGCGGTGACCTGACCAAGGTCTTCGACCCGACGCATGAAAAAGGCAACAAAGGTTCCTGA
- a CDS encoding efflux RND transporter periplasmic adaptor subunit has protein sequence MKKFFSLLATLLVLALAIWIGRTLWVHYMETPWTRDGRVRADIINVAADVTGEVVDVPVRDNQLVKKGDLLMQIDPEHYRIAVKQAQSLVASRKATWEMRKVNAHRRADLDALVISRENRDDASNIADSALADYQHALAQLEAAELNLKRTQVVAAVDGYVTNLNVHRGDYARIGEAKMAVVDMNSFWVYGFFEETKLPHVKVGDEADMQLMSGETLKGHVESISRGIYDRDNPQSRELVADVNPTFNWVRLAQRVPVRIHIDEVPDGVLLAAGITCTVIVNPTHN, from the coding sequence ATGAAAAAGTTTTTCAGCCTGCTCGCGACCTTGCTGGTATTGGCTTTGGCGATCTGGATTGGCCGCACATTGTGGGTGCACTACATGGAGACGCCGTGGACCCGCGACGGCCGCGTGCGCGCCGATATCATCAACGTCGCCGCCGACGTTACCGGGGAAGTGGTCGACGTGCCGGTGCGGGACAACCAGTTGGTGAAAAAGGGCGACCTGCTGATGCAGATCGACCCCGAGCACTACCGCATCGCCGTCAAGCAAGCCCAATCCCTGGTAGCGTCCCGTAAAGCCACCTGGGAAATGCGCAAGGTCAACGCCCACCGCCGCGCCGACCTCGACGCGTTGGTGATCTCCCGGGAAAACCGCGATGACGCCAGCAACATAGCTGACTCGGCACTGGCGGATTACCAACACGCGCTGGCGCAGCTGGAAGCCGCAGAACTTAACTTGAAGCGAACGCAAGTCGTGGCGGCGGTGGACGGCTACGTCACCAACCTCAACGTGCACCGTGGCGACTACGCGCGCATTGGCGAAGCGAAGATGGCCGTGGTCGATATGAACTCGTTCTGGGTGTATGGCTTCTTTGAAGAAACCAAGCTGCCCCACGTTAAAGTCGGTGACGAGGCGGATATGCAACTGATGAGCGGCGAGACGCTCAAGGGCCACGTGGAAAGCATCTCGCGCGGTATCTACGACCGCGACAACCCGCAGAGCCGTGAGCTGGTGGCGGATGTGAACCCGACCTTCAACTGGGTGCGCCTGGCCCAGCGGGTGCCGGTACGGATTCACATTGATGAAGTGCCGGACGGCGTGTTGCTGGCGGCGGGCATCACCTGCACCGTTATCGTCAACCCAACACACAACTGA
- a CDS encoding alginate O-acetyltransferase, whose product MTRSFRVLYIALFLLVLLALGAWSMRSFFGFSTNADATVLNGRWTKAVETHYDDQFPIKRIGTNLWAALDYKLFNEGRPGVVLGRDHWLYSDEEFNPTVNEDQNLQGNYALVEGVRQKLKAQGIQLVMAIVPAKVRLYPEHLGDVKPASIHANLYQDFHARVAADTIIAPDLLGPLQQAKLGGKQVFLRTDTHWTPDGAEIAAKQLAKVISEKTPLSGEPQRFVTEAEKTEPHKGDLRLFLPLDPLFENLMPPKEPLQKRVTHLAENTGDDALFSDSETPVALVGTSYSANPNWNFVGALKQALHSDVINYSEDGHGPILPMLSYLKSDDFKNSPPQVLIWEFPERYLPVNNEIGDADPQWVAQLKQAGSRQQNMALNTPVKHQKSETPDRAQN is encoded by the coding sequence ATGACCCGTTCATTCCGCGTCCTCTATATCGCGCTGTTCCTGCTGGTGCTGCTGGCCCTGGGCGCCTGGTCGATGCGCAGTTTCTTCGGCTTCAGCACCAATGCCGACGCGACGGTGCTCAATGGTCGCTGGACCAAGGCCGTCGAAACGCATTACGACGACCAGTTCCCGATCAAGCGTATCGGCACCAACCTGTGGGCTGCGCTGGACTACAAGCTGTTCAACGAAGGCCGCCCTGGCGTGGTGCTGGGCCGCGATCACTGGTTGTACAGCGACGAGGAGTTCAACCCCACCGTCAATGAAGACCAGAACCTGCAAGGCAACTACGCGCTGGTCGAAGGCGTACGCCAGAAGCTCAAGGCCCAAGGCATTCAATTGGTCATGGCGATTGTGCCGGCCAAGGTGCGTCTGTACCCGGAACACCTGGGTGACGTGAAACCGGCAAGCATCCACGCCAACCTGTACCAGGACTTCCACGCCCGTGTGGCTGCCGACACGATCATCGCCCCGGACCTGCTCGGCCCGCTGCAACAGGCCAAGCTGGGCGGCAAGCAAGTGTTCCTGCGCACCGACACCCACTGGACCCCGGACGGCGCCGAAATCGCCGCCAAACAACTGGCCAAGGTGATCAGCGAAAAGACCCCGCTCAGCGGCGAACCGCAGCGTTTTGTCACCGAAGCTGAAAAGACCGAACCGCACAAAGGTGACTTGCGCCTGTTCCTGCCGCTGGACCCGCTGTTCGAAAACCTGATGCCGCCCAAAGAGCCGCTGCAAAAACGCGTCACGCACCTGGCTGAAAACACAGGCGACGACGCCCTGTTCAGCGACAGCGAAACCCCAGTGGCACTGGTCGGCACCAGCTACAGCGCCAACCCCAACTGGAACTTCGTCGGTGCGCTCAAGCAAGCCTTGCACAGCGACGTCATCAACTACTCGGAAGACGGCCACGGACCGATCCTGCCGATGCTCAGCTACTTGAAAAGCGACGACTTCAAGAACAGCCCGCCACAGGTGCTGATCTGGGAGTTTCCTGAACGTTATCTGCCCGTCAACAACGAAATCGGTGACGCCGACCCGCAGTGGGTTGCGCAGCTTAAACAAGCCGGTTCGCGCCAACAAAACATGGCACTGAACACCCCAGTTAAACACCAAAAATCCGAGACGCCCGACCGGGCGCAAAACTGA
- a CDS encoding SDR family oxidoreductase — protein MPNVLITGCSSGIGRALADAFKSAGFDVWASARRESDVAALAAAGFNTVQLDVNDSAALQRLAEQLGELDVLINNAGYGAMGPLLDGGTEAMQRQFETNVFSIVGVTQALFPALRRSKGLVVNIGSVSGVLVTPFAGAYCASKAAVHALSDALRMELAPFAIRVLEVQPGAIDTSFAKNAGAQAELLINEQSPWWPLRDGIRARTQASQNNPTSAKQFAAQVLKAVQHPKPPRMLRAGNGSRALPLMAALLPKGLLEKVLKKRFGLSGSL, from the coding sequence ATGCCCAATGTACTCATCACCGGTTGCTCCAGCGGCATCGGCCGCGCCCTGGCTGACGCGTTTAAATCTGCCGGCTTCGACGTCTGGGCCAGTGCCCGCCGCGAGTCAGATGTCGCCGCCCTTGCGGCAGCCGGCTTCAACACGGTGCAACTGGACGTCAACGACAGTGCGGCGCTGCAGCGCCTGGCCGAACAGCTCGGCGAACTGGACGTGTTGATCAACAATGCCGGCTACGGCGCCATGGGGCCGCTGCTCGACGGCGGCACCGAAGCCATGCAGCGCCAATTCGAGACCAATGTGTTTTCCATCGTCGGCGTTACCCAGGCGCTGTTCCCCGCGCTGCGGCGCAGTAAAGGTTTGGTGGTGAATATCGGCAGCGTTTCGGGTGTACTGGTCACGCCGTTTGCCGGTGCGTACTGCGCATCGAAAGCCGCGGTGCATGCCTTGAGCGATGCCTTGCGCATGGAACTGGCACCCTTTGCTATTCGGGTGCTGGAAGTGCAGCCGGGAGCCATCGACACAAGTTTCGCGAAAAACGCCGGCGCCCAGGCCGAACTGCTGATCAACGAACAATCGCCCTGGTGGCCCTTGCGCGACGGCATTCGTGCGCGCACCCAGGCTTCGCAGAACAACCCGACTTCGGCCAAGCAATTTGCAGCGCAAGTGCTCAAGGCTGTGCAACACCCAAAACCGCCACGAATGTTACGTGCGGGCAATGGCAGCCGAGCGCTGCCGTTGATGGCGGCGCTGTTGCCAAAAGGGTTGCTGGAGAAAGTCCTGAAGAAGCGGTTCGGACTCTCTGGCTCACTCTAG
- a CDS encoding LysR family transcriptional regulator, translating to MVSLDRFDTFKAVVEAGSLTAAADLLGQTRAVVSFNLKRLEAELGVTLLTRNTRQLALTDAGERFYLRCTRMLEEARLAVEEARSEHAQLKGTLRITTTVEYALAVVAPAVEAFRRLHPDLNIHLSTSSTHADLISERFDVAIRLGRLLDSNHRAVQLSTFEVFAVAAPEFALVQTLDALERVPKLGHGRLTELSLTDPAGGEHQYRSGPAALVADSAAVLQAFAVRGHGVAVLPQWLVQGDLEAGRLVRLLADHRFAPQGIYAMYPDTRHLPLKVRAFIDFMKG from the coding sequence ATGGTCAGCCTGGACCGTTTCGACACCTTCAAGGCCGTGGTCGAGGCCGGCTCGCTGACCGCCGCGGCGGACCTGCTGGGCCAGACCCGCGCCGTGGTCAGCTTCAACCTCAAGCGCCTTGAGGCAGAACTGGGCGTTACCTTGCTGACTCGCAACACGCGCCAGTTGGCGCTGACAGATGCCGGTGAGCGCTTTTACCTGCGTTGCACACGCATGTTGGAAGAGGCCCGGCTGGCAGTGGAAGAAGCCCGCTCCGAACATGCCCAGCTCAAAGGCACCTTACGCATCACCACCACGGTGGAATACGCGCTGGCAGTCGTTGCTCCTGCGGTGGAGGCTTTTCGGCGCCTGCACCCGGACTTGAACATTCACTTATCCACATCCTCCACCCATGCCGATTTGATCTCCGAACGCTTTGACGTGGCGATTCGGTTGGGGCGACTGCTCGACTCCAATCACCGGGCGGTGCAGCTGTCGACCTTTGAGGTGTTTGCTGTCGCCGCGCCTGAGTTTGCCCTGGTGCAAACCCTGGATGCGTTGGAGCGCGTGCCCAAGTTAGGCCATGGCCGTTTGACGGAGCTGAGCCTGACCGACCCGGCCGGCGGCGAGCATCAATACCGTTCCGGCCCTGCTGCACTGGTGGCCGACAGTGCAGCCGTCCTCCAGGCGTTCGCCGTGCGTGGTCACGGCGTCGCAGTGCTGCCGCAATGGCTGGTGCAGGGTGATCTGGAGGCGGGGCGGTTGGTGCGCTTACTGGCGGACCATCGCTTCGCGCCGCAAGGGATTTACGCCATGTACCCGGATACACGGCATTTGCCGCTGAAGGTGCGCGCGTTTATTGATTTTATGAAGGGCTAG